The DNA segment TGATTTTCTGGGATTTGCTATTTATGGCAACACATAGGTAATTATACTAGTAAAATTGATGATAGTCACAGCATTATGTTCATCAATGGTATTTCAGTTTTAGGAGTTTCTTGGTAATTAAAatgaaagtttttcttttttgttatttggGAACTTATTCTGGCTAGTGGTTTTTTGGGGTAGGAGATGTTAAACTTTTTTCATTGATTTGCTTATTTGGATTTTTTGAGTGCATTTTTTTGATTAAGTTTTTTAATATCCCCcctttctttctttgttctttttggggCAACCTTTAATCTGCAATTTTTATCTATTTTTCAAGGCATGTCTCTTGAAAGGGTTGACCAATTGGATTACATGGCGGACGACAGAGAGGTGACTGATTCAGCCGATGAATTTGAGGGCGAATTCTATAACGAGGAGACAAATCTTGATGACTATGATATGGTTAGTAAAATATAGTAACTTGATTCACTTCTCCTCCTCTATTGAATTTTGCCTTGTTCTTCGTTTGTTCCTATTCATTTTAGGCTAGACgttcttgttgataattatgtTATCATGGAGCAGCCAAAGGTCCATGGTTTGAAAATGCTCCTCTTTTGAAAATTTCCAACAGCCAAGACTCGAGAACTAGTGTAGTTTTACTGGATTTTATCTAGTCAGGTTTCTTTGTCGTTTGTCCAATTTGTTTGGCCAAGTCAAATTTACCTATTTTTCTGATGGATCACTTATTGTCTGGTTCTAAATTATCATCATCAATTTTTATACCCCTTTTGTATTTTGAGTTACCTGGAACTCTTGATATTTTGTTAGCCAACAAAAGTGACTGATACATCGGCTGCACAAGCAAGAAAAGGGAAGGATATACAAGGTATTCCGTGGGAGAGGTTGAATGTAACCAGGCAAAGTTATAGATTGACAAGGCTCGAACAGTATAGAAATTATGAGAACATTCCTTTGTCGGGGGAAGCTGTCGATAAGGTTTTTGCACTGCAATTTTTTAGTTTAAAGAATTCCATTTGGGTCAATTCGTTGCGACCACAGTAAAATTCTCATCTTTGCTGGTCAGTTACGTGATTGCATTTTCAGGAATGCGAACAAGTGGAGAAGGGTGCCAACTACTACGAATTCTTTTATAATGCAAGATCCGTTAAGCCTACAATCCTCCATTTTCAGGTCCGCTTTATTCTGCAGATTCCGCCTACACTAGAATAATTTGTGTTTTACTCACTTACTTAAAGTTGACCTGCCAAATGTCTAAAATGTTGAATTCCTAATGCTACAGCAGAGACTTCTTTCGGACTCCTTTTGTGACAATCGGCATACTACTACAACTACGGCTCAGTCCCAACCAAGTTGGGACCAGCTATACGAATCACTTCGCCGACCACATCACTCTATTTAAACTCGTCTTATGTCAATATTAtgcaaataaaaacaaaaagtatCATAAGTTATGTATATTTTCTAAACATATAAATCTATGAAAGGCTAAACCACTCCTAGAAAGCATAGGACACATAGTAAAAGTGCTAACGTCAAAAACATATTCTCAACTAATATATATCGCATTTATAGAACTTTTTCTTTCATTGTGTCCTATCTTTTGCTAAGACAACTTCCTTCcatgtgattttaggtctaccTCGTCCTCTTTTTGGCACTTCCGCTCAACGACCCGGTTTTTTTGTGTTctgtttttcttttccctttcatattgaaataaataaaaacacaaggcatatttttgttcctccagtAATAAACAAAAATCATTATGTTGCCAAATGAATTATCTCTAGTTTTTTGATTCATGTCAATTTTCTTATCTTGTAAGTAGTGAGATACCATATGTGATGTTATTTGGGGGTATCTCTTAATTACATTTTCAAAGTTTGGATTTGTTCTGTGATCTTTGCCTATGgccttttttttttggtgtggTCAATTTGCTGAGTGGCGGTCTTTTAATGACTTCTTTTGCCTCTTGTTTGCAGCTAAGGAACTTGGTGTGGGCAACTTCAAAGCATGACGTGTATATGATTTCGAACTATTCACTTATGCATTGGTCATCCATTTCTCGCAACCTCTCAGAAGTTATCAACTTCTCTGGACACATAACACCGACGGAGGTAATTGAAAAGTATTTAATGATGGTCCCCTACTTTAGTTTCTGCTACGCTCTTGCTTCTTTTTTCCTCCTCTTAGGCGTGACATAGCTTGGAAAATGACTCTTGTGTTCATATATGCATTTTCAGTTCTCTGATTTCTTGGCTTTGTGGTGGGTATTGATAGAAGTATCCTGCACCATTCCCTGCCACAAAACAGGGGGCAAAAAGAAAGAAGTTCCACTTGAATTTTTCCACTTTAACATTTTTCTCTTTGCTTCATATGGATATAACTATTTCTTCTCTTGTTTATGTTTTACCTATTCTTTTTTGTTGTTGGACCTCTAGAAACACGCAGGAAGTTTGTTAGAGGGTCTGACACAAACCCAAATCAGCACGATGGCAGTGAAGAACCGTTTTGTGGTTGCTGGTGGCTTCCAAGGAGAACTCATTTGTAAGGTCAGTGCATCTCTTAATCACAGGAAAAAGCTGATGTGATGTTGGTGAATTCTTAGTTAAAAAAAGAAGTTCCTTTCCGCTAaactttgttttttttgttgttgtggtatTTGCTTAACTTTGCTTTCAAATAATATTGCAGAGTTTGGACAAGCCGGGAGTCAGCTTCTGTGCAAGGACCACTTATGAGGATAATGCTATCACAAATGCCATTGAGATATATGAAAGCGTCAGGTAGAGTGTGAATGTCACAATCAGTTGTTGAGCTAGTTTAAAAAATTTCAACTGATGAAAGTAAAGTTCAAACATTTTACAGTGGTGGGCCTCGTTTTATGGCATCCAACAACGACTGTGGTGTGAGAGAGTACGACATGGAGAAGTTTCAGCAAATGAATCACTTCCGCTTCCCTTGGCCAGTGAATGTAAGTCTTTTTATGTGCTTTTACTGCTATTTTTGTTCTTCCCCTTTCTTTGCTCCTTTTTTTTGACTTCTTTTCATTAGTTACTACTTACCACAGTATTATTTGGTTGTTCGTGAAGTAATAATACGATTTGTTATATAAGTGAATTGTCATTGTAGTCCTCCTCCTCCCCTTCATCATATCATTATCTATTGTGTTGGCGGGAAAGAGTAACTTCATGAATTTCTAGTATAAGGCCTTTTCTTAATTAAATGAAATTCTAGCATGAGGCTTAAGATTGCAAAAAACACTAGGTAATTTCTTCTCAAGGTGGGCAAAGTTACCTGTGCTGGTGGGTAAGAGCAGGTACTcggtggaattagtcgaggtgcacaCAAGCTGGCCCGAACACCAAGAAAGAAAATATCCACTAGAGGGATGAACTGGCGTGTAGATAGTGGAAACACATAAGCTGTTGTCCGCTATCAAGAAGTTCCATCAACCTTCTACTAGTTTCTTCAGATCTAGTATGAGATTTTGTTATTGGTAGGCGAGGATTTAGTTCTTTGGGCTCAGGACCTAGTCCATCATCCAGTTTGAATTGCATTTCCTCTGAGGTTTTCGGATACGAAAGTAATAAGTGGGGATATTCATTATATGTCCAAATTGCTAGTTCACATTCGCTTCAATTTTCATCTGgattaaaaaaattctttcttcctGTCTACATGCTTTATGTTGCACAAATATTTCGATACTGGTCAAAACTGCATCCTTCAGGAGCTCATGTATTTATAATTTCACTGGTAATTAATGCAGCACACCTCGATGAGCCCAGATAGCAAGCTTTTTACTGTTGTTGGTGATGATCTAAATGGTTTACTTGTTGATTCCCGCAATGGAAAggtattttaaatttttagtcaTTACCTTCTACATCAGATGGAATGCGATTTTTTTGTTATGTAAATACATAATGTCAGTTTCTTAGTTCAGAAGCGCACTCTGAAGCATGTTAGGTCGTTATTGTTACTGCACTTATGATGAGGTGATTATTTGGCTAAAGTATTCCGGAAAATAATTTGCAAAGAGTTGCGGTGTGCTTTTGTTTCTTGTATTTTCTCATATAGATCTTTCTCGTGGGAGCAAAACGCGTTTGAACTCGGTCTTTATTGATCCATAATTGTTCTCCATTGCACTATAAGTCTTAAAGTTTGTGAATTTTAGACTATTATTTTTGCTCGAAGATGTCTAATTCTCctccatatttttgtttttgatgATGACTTTTCCATTTGCTGAACTTACAATTGAACTTCTTTGTTACTGTATCAGACGGTGGCCTCAATTGCGGGTCATTTAGACTACTCTTTTGCTTCTGCATGGCACCCAGATGGCCGTACATTTGCCACTGGCAATCAAGATAAGACCTGTCGGATTTGGGACTTGAGAAACCTGTCCTCGTCTATGGCCATTTTGAAGGGAAACATGGGTGCTGCGCGATCTATCCGTTTCTCATCCGATGGACGGTTCCTGGTAGTGGCTGAACCTGCAGATTTTGTCCACATTTATAGTACCGAGTCAGATTACAAGAAACGTCaggaaattgatatttttggtgaGATATCAGGGGTATCTCTGAGTCCGGATGATGAGTCTCTTTACATTGGAATCTGGGATCGAACGTATGCAAGCTTGCTAGAATACCACCGAAGGCGTTCTTGTAGATATTTCGATGTGTTCACATAATTCTTCAACGATTTAGGAAAAAATGGGTTCTGCAGTTTATTCACATCAAGCCCAAATATTTTGCGCAAATTAGTTCAAGGCATATGGTACCAGTTTTTGATCTTGGCATGCTATGTATAGTTTCCTTAAGAGCAAGCTTTGTTTCTGCTTATATACAACCTCTCTGATGTACCATTTTGCTTCTGTTGTACTTTTACTTggtttaaaagagaaaaaagaacaaCATATTGCTGTAAGTGGTACAGGAATACTAAAGTTAGTGATAAGGAAAAAGATGTCACAAAAGATGCAATGTTTCTTGGTTGCTTCTTGATCTTTAGAGATACTTTATTGTATGTTTTAGGATAGATCAATTAGTTTCAGACTTTCACATTCAAAAGCTTGAAATCAAAGCTCAGTTGGCTGCAAAAGGATCTCCGGGCTTTGGTTTAGTGGTAATAGTACAACTTGTGATACGTGGATTAGACGCATGTTATATGTTCTAACTCTCCCACATGACAAAAGCTTGATATTTAAGTAGATAAGCGTAAAGGTTGGTTCATTATCACCAAAATTTGAATCGTGTAATTAATAATTTGGTTTGAATAAAATGGTGGTCCTACTCAACTCAAGAAGCCTTTTCCACACACTaaaatctttttttcttctactaaaatctttttttcttctattcGTTCTTTATTTCTTAAAATCCAAGAACAAATAAAATGACACCCGATTAATAATTCTTTTGGCACTAAgtaatacaaaaaattaaaaagatattaactcccttaaaaatgactttttacGAGTATTGAAATCAAAATTAGTACTAGTTCTTTTCAGCATGAAACTTCAAAAGATGAATAAGCTAGTTAACAACCACCAATCCACCATTATTTAACTTCCATATTTGGCTGGACCAGATGTATTACCGTAGCCTAATATTTGGCTACAATAAAGGCATCTTATTAGGAGTCTCTGACTGCAAATGAGAGGAATTATCTTTGAACAAGTCGTAAATCATTCTTAGTTTTCCAGAACACATccttctttccatttttcttctgcTTCAGTAAGCCCATACTGCTTCTAACTATTCCCATTAAAGGTAGCTTTTACATCCAGAATTGCCATGAGCTTCTCATATGATTCAGAGTCACACACTTGCCGATTTTTCACCTATCTCCTTAAAGGGCAGCTTGATGTACAAAGCAACCTGCATTCAAGCAGAGTCTGGCGAAGGGCCGCAACCCAAGGGGTAGAATCCATTGCAAATGACTACATGACGGGGTATTGTAAGTGGCTGAGTGGCCTTACTGCCACAATCCACTGAAATTCAGACTTTGTCACTCCGATTCGTCCCTCCCCTCCAATCCAATCAAT comes from the Nicotiana tabacum cultivar K326 chromosome 14, ASM71507v2, whole genome shotgun sequence genome and includes:
- the LOC107813762 gene encoding putative WD repeat-containing protein C2A9.03 isoform X1; this encodes MSLERVDQLDYMADDREVTDSADEFEGEFYNEETNLDDYDMPTKVTDTSAAQARKGKDIQGIPWERLNVTRQSYRLTRLEQYRNYENIPLSGEAVDKECEQVEKGANYYEFFYNARSVKPTILHFQLRNLVWATSKHDVYMISNYSLMHWSSISRNLSEVINFSGHITPTEKHAGSLLEGLTQTQISTMAVKNRFVVAGGFQGELICKSLDKPGVSFCARTTYEDNAITNAIEIYESVSGGPRFMASNNDCGVREYDMEKFQQMNHFRFPWPVNHTSMSPDSKLFTVVGDDLNGLLVDSRNGKTVASIAGHLDYSFASAWHPDGRTFATGNQDKTCRIWDLRNLSSSMAILKGNMGAARSIRFSSDGRFLVVAEPADFVHIYSTESDYKKRQEIDIFGEISGVSLSPDDESLYIGIWDRTYASLLEYHRRRSCRYFDVFT
- the LOC107813762 gene encoding putative WD repeat-containing protein C2A9.03 isoform X3, encoding MSLERVDQLDYMADDREVTDSADEFEGEFYNEETNLDDYDMLRNLVWATSKHDVYMISNYSLMHWSSISRNLSEVINFSGHITPTEKHAGSLLEGLTQTQISTMAVKNRFVVAGGFQGELICKSLDKPGVSFCARTTYEDNAITNAIEIYESVSGGPRFMASNNDCGVREYDMEKFQQMNHFRFPWPVNHTSMSPDSKLFTVVGDDLNGLLVDSRNGKTVASIAGHLDYSFASAWHPDGRTFATGNQDKTCRIWDLRNLSSSMAILKGNMGAARSIRFSSDGRFLVVAEPADFVHIYSTESDYKKRQEIDIFGEISGVSLSPDDESLYIGIWDRTYASLLEYHRRRSCRYFDVFT
- the LOC107813762 gene encoding putative WD repeat-containing protein C2A9.03 isoform X2; translated protein: MSLERVDQLDYMADDREVTDSADEFEGEFYNEETNLDDYDMECEQVEKGANYYEFFYNARSVKPTILHFQLRNLVWATSKHDVYMISNYSLMHWSSISRNLSEVINFSGHITPTEKHAGSLLEGLTQTQISTMAVKNRFVVAGGFQGELICKSLDKPGVSFCARTTYEDNAITNAIEIYESVSGGPRFMASNNDCGVREYDMEKFQQMNHFRFPWPVNHTSMSPDSKLFTVVGDDLNGLLVDSRNGKTVASIAGHLDYSFASAWHPDGRTFATGNQDKTCRIWDLRNLSSSMAILKGNMGAARSIRFSSDGRFLVVAEPADFVHIYSTESDYKKRQEIDIFGEISGVSLSPDDESLYIGIWDRTYASLLEYHRRRSCRYFDVFT